In Wenyingzhuangia fucanilytica, the following are encoded in one genomic region:
- the secG gene encoding preprotein translocase subunit SecG: MTYNLLLIVIMVVAILLILIVLVQNPKGGGLSSSLTGGSGGTIGGVQSTNNFLDKATWTLAIALLALILLSSLAIPRDEASKSELQNTIQQRDEVAPIDDNAADIDDIMNESAPAAEESTEE, translated from the coding sequence ATGACTTACAACCTATTGTTAATAGTAATCATGGTAGTAGCAATACTACTTATTTTAATTGTACTAGTTCAAAACCCTAAAGGAGGAGGATTATCGTCTTCATTAACTGGAGGTTCTGGTGGTACTATTGGAGGTGTTCAAAGCACAAACAACTTTTTAGACAAAGCAACTTGGACTTTGGCTATTGCTTTATTAGCATTAATTTTATTATCTAGTTTAGCAATTCCTAGAGATGAAGCTAGCAAGTCTGAGTTACAAAACACTATTCAACAAAGAGATGAAGTAGCTCCTATTGATGATAACGCTGCTGACATTGACGATATTATGAATGAAAGTGCTCCAGCGGCTGAGGAATCAACTGAAGAATAA
- a CDS encoding co-chaperone GroES: MSINIKPLADRVLVEPAPAETKTASGLIIPDSAKEKPLTGTVVAAGKGTKDEPITVKVGDTVLYGKYAGTELAYEGKDYLIMRESDIFAII, from the coding sequence ATGAGCATTAACATTAAACCATTAGCTGATAGAGTTTTGGTAGAGCCAGCTCCAGCGGAAACAAAAACTGCTTCTGGATTAATTATTCCAGACTCTGCAAAAGAAAAACCTTTAACAGGTACTGTTGTAGCAGCGGGTAAAGGGACAAAAGATGAGCCTATTACTGTAAAAGTAGGGGATACTGTTTTATACGGTAAATATGCTGGAACTGAGTTAGCTTACGAAGGAAAAGATTATTTAATCATGAGAGAGAGCGACATTTTCGCAATCATCTAA